Proteins encoded within one genomic window of Triticum aestivum cultivar Chinese Spring chromosome 2D, IWGSC CS RefSeq v2.1, whole genome shotgun sequence:
- the LOC123052256 gene encoding omega-hydroxypalmitate O-feruloyl transferase, with translation MVAEAKQNGVATMAGSKAQLMSVKRREPTLVSPAEATPTGEQYYLSNLDQNIAVIVQTVYCFKCPSGRGNEGAADVLRDALARVLVHYHPLAGRLGISPEMKLTVECTGEGVPFVEAEAACDLALIGDLSTPDPAALGQLVYSVPGAKNILEMPPMTAQVTRFKCGGFSLGLAMNHCMFDGLGAMEFVNSWAEMARGATELTVPPFLDRSVLRPRDPPVISNPHYEFEEIADVSEMAALYGREELMYRSFCFDPDRLERVRGLALADGDLEKCTTFEALSGLVWRARTRALGLAPEQQTKLLFAVDGRRRFAPPLPKGYFGNGIVLTNALATAGDLLSAPVSRAAGKVQEAVRMVTDEYMRSAVDYFEATRARPSLASTLLITTWSRLAFNGADFGWGEPTMSGPVTLPEKEVILFLAHGKERKSINVLLGLPASAMDAFQELMDEI, from the exons ATG GTTGCGGAGGCGAAGCAGAACGGCGTGGCCACCATGGCGGGCAGCAAGGCGCAGCTGATGTCGGTGAAGCGCAGGGAGCCGACCCTGGTGTCGCCGGCGGAGGCGACACCAACGGGGGAGCAGTACTACCTGTCCAACCTGGACCAGAACATCGCGGTGATCGTGCAGACCGTGTACTGCTTCAAGTGCCCGTCGGGCCGCGGCAACGAAGGCGCCGCGGACGTGCTCCGGGACGCTCTGGCCCGCGTGCTCGTCCACTACCACCCGCTCGCAGGCCGCCTCGGCATCAGCCCGGAGATGAAGCTCACCGTGGAGTGCACCGGCGAGGGCGTCCCGTTCGTGGAGGCCGAGGCCGCCTGCGACCTCGCCCTCATCGGCGATCTCTCCACCCCGGACCCCGCCGCGCTGGGCCAGCTCGTGTACTCCGTCCCCGGCGCCAAGAACATCCTCGAGATGCCGCCCATGACGGCGCAG GTGACCAGGTTCAAGTGTGGCGGCTTCAGCCTCGGGCTGGCCATGAACCACTGCATGTTCGACGGTCTGGGCGCCATGGAGTTCGTCAACTCCTGGGCCGAGATGGCGCGCGGCGCCACAGAGCTCACTGTGCCGCCGTTCCTCGACCGCTCCGTTCTCCGCCCGCGCGATCCTCCTGTGATCTCCAACCCGCACTACGAGTTCGAGGAGATCGCTGACGTCTCGGAAATGGCGGCGCTCTACGGCCGCGAGGAGCTGATGTACCGCTCCTTCTGCTTCGATCCGGACAGGCTGGAGCGCGTCCGCGGTCTCGCCCTCGCCGACGGGGATCTCGAGAAATGCACCACCTTCGAGGCGCTCTCCGGCCTCGTCTGGCGCGCTCGCACCCGCGCGCTAGGGCTCGCGCCGGAGCAGCAAACGAAGCTGCTGTTCGCCGTGGACGGGCGGCGCCGCTTCGCGCCTCCGCTCCCGAAGGGGTACTTCGGGAACGGCATCGTGCTGACCAACGCGCTAGCCACGGCGGGGGATCTGCTGTCGGCGCCGGTGTCGCGCGCGGCTGGGAAGGTGCAGGAGGCCGTGCGGATGGTAACGGACGAGTATATGCGGTCGGCGGTGGACTATTTTGAGGCGACGCGCGCACGGCCATCGCTGGCGTCGACGCTGCTCATCACCACGTGGTCGCGGCTCGCGTTCAACGGCGCCGACTTCGGCTGGGGCGAGCCGACCATGTCCGGGCCAGTCACGCTGCCAGAGAAGGAGGTCATACTCTTCCTCGCGCACGGCAAGGAGAGGAAGAGCATCAACGTGCTGCTCGGCCTGCCGGCGTCCGCCATGGACGCTTTCCAAGAGCTCATGGACGAGATATGA